The Paramormyrops kingsleyae isolate MSU_618 chromosome 23, PKINGS_0.4, whole genome shotgun sequence sequence ACGACATTTTCCTCCAGTGGACCAGAGGCTGCACTGGGTACATGTTATGGGACATTGCTGACCTAAGGAGCTGATTCGGGTGTCTAGTGTCACGGTTAAAAGCCCACGGTTTTTACTGTAGATTGACTCATATGCTAATTACAGATTAACTGATGATTTTAAAAATCAGCCTCAAACCATATTTGGAATTAGAATGTTTAATATTCTTAATGTCATAGTGAAAAATATAGTTTCCTATTTACATTCTTGGATAACaaattgtatttaaaatgactttggTATAAAAGACTCAAAATGATTGTGAGTTCGATGAGGGTGAAGACTAACCACTAATCCAATAGAGCAAGGTTTTAAAACCATTGTGGCAAAGAAACACCACAAAAAGAGTGAAAGTGTTTTATTCCTTAAAACTTAAATAGTTTATACTGATTTTAAATGACATATTTAAGTAATAAAACACTTTCACTTAAAAGGTATTAGTTTAAGTATTTTATACttgtttaaaataacacatttaagTTATCTGCTTAACACATATAAGTTAATgtcaattaacctcagtatgctGCTGGACTATGAGTGTGAAACCACTGGTAAAtgttttatacttattttaaaatatcacatAAACAAGAAGCGTTATGGGGTTTTCTTCCTTAAAACTTACTTTATACTTAATATAACACATTAACAATAAGagtttaagtgctttcttccttaaaattaatttgtttaaatattttatacttatttctaataacacattaacaaaaaaGTGTTTAAATTCATCCTAAATTCTCATTGGCAGCCCCTGTGTTGTTTGTAATAAAACCCAACCCAGTTGCTATAcagtatctcagtgtctgacaGGCTGGAACCCTGTCTAACAGTCACTGAAGGCCCCGTGGTGTCAGTATGGGTGTGAGCATGTGAGCAACATGCACTGGCCCACGAGACCAGAGTGTTACAGTACTTCAACTCAGCCTTAAATCTCTTTGGCTAAATGATCTGTTCTAATTTGAAATGCTCTTTTGCTGATGAAATTTTTTCCCTTCGAAAGTGTTGCAATAGGAAATAACATGTCAACACATATTAACTTCAATTCTGAAACATTAATACGTTTGAAAGGCTTGTACCCTGGAATTTCCAACACTTGGTACCATCAAGCACTTTATTCCATCCACCTGTCTATACAGTACAGGCTGACAGAGAGTCTTGAGCCTCCAGCAGCCCTGGACACAAGGCAGTAGGTCACCTTGGCTGGGGAGTCAGTCCATTACAGGTCacccaaatacacacacacgctgttTGTAATTTAGAGAAGGCAATTCCCAGAACCATgtgcttttggactgtgagaggaaactggagcagCTGTAGGTAACCCACACTACATGGGGGGGACATACAAGCTCCGGGGGGGCTCTTTAAACCTCCTACCCTGGAGGTGGGAGAGACAGCTGTGTTACACAATGAGCCCCAGGGACACCCTAGAACAGCGTTCTTCAAAtttggacctcgattccaaatccaggccttgttttcagttctcccaggtagttagtttaataattactgattctgattggtcagaggcttcacacctgactgacaggtaaaggaaggctggaaaaccagcagtgctttGACCTTGAGGACCATGAGTTGAATAACAAGACCCTAGAATATATtattccattcatccatcttttaGCAGCTTATCCTGGTCAAGATTTGGGGGTAACGTTCCATGATTCCAAAGTTTAAATGTAAATTCGTCTTGCTAAagttttttatttcttaaaacttatttaaaataacatttacaaaaaaaaactatattggttaaatatttaatacttatttaaaataacagattttaatataataatataataataacagaaaaaaagagcttaagtacatttttttttaaacattagcGCATGGTACAGTGGTCTGACACCCCTTTATAGGAGGCCAGAACACATGTGAGTTAAAGCATTTACATTATTCCATAACTCTTGTTGGCTAAATGTTTTATAGCACATTTTATACTTAttgaaaataacacattaagaaATACTGTTAAAGTTTTCTTCCTTAAAACAAGTCTGTTTGCGCCTGGTGTTTGTGATAGGGGGGTGGGTGATGTGTGACCCACCTTAAAACTTATGTCTATTTGTGCCTGGTTTTCGCAATAAGGAGGGGGTGTGGGTGcatgtgtggtgggggggtggaggaaggGGGTACGTGACCTAGCTTGTGGCGGAATGCCATAGAAGCCCCACCCCCTTATGACATCACCACCTGCTAAGCTCTGCCCATACTGGAGCATAGTAACTTTCACCTTGCTATCCTGCCAAGCAGGTGTTAATAGGATTACTGAATATACAAAGATAATGTTATATAGCATAAGCACACTACAGGCGTGtgaattttttaattaaaatttcttTGCTACAAAAATCATGACAACTTCAATATCAGGTTGGTAACAGCAAACCACCGATACATGCGGTGTAGGTCCTATACAGGCATATCTCAGAGGGAGCTGGAGGTCACAAAGCAAACCTACTTTCAGCAACTCAGCTGTGATATCGCCATGAGAGACATGTGACTGACCGCTGGGTAAAGTGAAAGTCACACGAGAACCATCTATCACATACCAGCTAGTTTCCAGTCCCATTTTGCTAAGCAGACTGTAAATCCCATAAGAAAAATAGGGACAAATAAATAGGTCACACAGGACCTAGTCGTGATGCACTCACACATCTGCCTGCTACCACTAGAAGGTGCTATAGGACAATACCTTAATCTGACTTGTGCTCCTAGGAAGCATCCTTCTTCTTTTTTCTGTCATGCTTGTTctgtttctttttcctttttttctttgattCGTCCTATGAGAACATACTTGAATAGTATGTTTTActctcatttcttttttttctgcaagAATCTGATAGAGCTCTACAAACAGTGTATCAGGTTTGTGGGTTATGGCTGTTGAAATGAGGAAATTCATGCTTTTTGCAACTGGAAGTCACCTGACCAGACGAGGGTGTTGGTGGACCCCGTATTCACTAAAGCTTGGGATCAGGTACCCTCCACCTCGCAATCCATGAAGAGCTCATGCTCATGGCCCAGCCGACCCACTTGGTGAGATGATGTGAGCAGCACCCCACTTGGAGCTTCTCTGATGGCTGTACCGGGCCGAGGCAGGTTGCTGGAACAGGGCAGCTGCCCAGCTTTCTCGTTGACATTGCCAAGCCCAACTCACACTTGCAGTTGGACCTGGTGGCACAGCAACTTGGGAGACCCTGAGAAAGACATGGAGAGTCATCTCCTCCTGCATGTTGCTCAGGAAAGGAGGGTACCGTTGTCATGCGTAGATGCGGAGGTCCACAATGAGCATGCTCAGGGTCTCCTTCCTGTCTCCGCTGGTTCACCAGATTCCCTCGCTCTGCTTCCTCTATCGGCTGCTGATGTAACTGCTGTCCCGGCAGGGAGACACAAGCCTGCTGCTCCTTTGGGGTCAGCTGGACCACCATCTCCTCATTGCTCCAGCATTGTCCCACATTGTGAGGTGCACTTGAGTGAGGTAAAACTCCAGCAGCCGCTTTCTGCTGTAGTGGGGAAACTTCGGCATGGTCTTCATCCTAGCGCCTGCAGATTTCACCCTTGACTGCGCATCTTGCTgctccatctagtggggtcagaaaatagtGCACAGGGTTCCAGAAGCGTCATTTTGTTACTCACTACTGTGTGGCAAGTGTTTGCCACATTCTAATAATGAAGAATACTTTATAACCACTATTAACCATCTGGTTTCTTCAACTTCTTCCCCATCTGCCTCCAGGTGTTCCTGCTACAATGCCTGTTGAGGGGGAGGATGGGCTGGAGAACGTCAATCGGCGGCGGATGGACTGGGCCAAGGGTCTCTTGTCTCCCAAATCTTCAGCcaccctgcccaggggaagtcACAGCCGCCGCCGCATCTGCTCAGCCTGAGTTGCCTGAGcctggcccacagggggccgcacACCTTGACTTTGCCCTGCATCTCTGCCCAAGGCCATCCTTGCCCCGAGGCCAGGAAGTAAGGGATATAACCTTAACTTACCTCCCATAAGTAACTGATATAACCGTGTAATGTTTTATGGTAGAGTACGTGTTTGCGTTGGCGTCTAACCCGAGTGTGATTGCTACTCTTAACGTTGGCGGTGGGTTGGCTTCGAAGTCAGAGCTTCcataactttttttaaaacgaCCCAAAGAGACATGCCACAATATTTTATGTAATACATTAGATTTATATATTACCCAAGctgatctcatatttgttcataTAATTAATGAATAGTGAAGCCTCTTTTATCTCAGTTACGAACTATattatttgttcatgatttgttaatattttgtacttcagtagtaactgagttaattattactaagtatttatGCCCCGTCAAATGTTGCATATTTCCACTTTATTTGTTCAGATCAGGGTCATAATCTTCGTGGTTGGAATAAAAAGGGATTTACGAGAAAAATGGAAGTCGGAACTTCCGACCCGCACACATGCCACAATATTTGATATAATACATTGGTTTATGATTGTTTcctgggagggggaggggtctcATCTGGaaaatgaatttgaaaaatACCTCTCATCTGGTTCCCTTTGATTTACTAATCTGGACTTTATCAGTTAAGCATTCTCTTATTTCAGTTGTATTTCCTTGCATTAGATCTATTGCAGAGAACAGTTGTGTTAACAATTCTGCAGTTAATTCCTCAATTTGCTTAAATTACGCTTGAAGTATTCAAATTTTAGGCGCTACTCTGTTCAAGGTGGGATCATTAGAAATTACATCTATAGTAACAGTGTACTCAAATgtgctaaaacattttaaaataagaaacgATGAATGAAACTGTATACTAACGATACGCTTCATTTATAGCATGCTTCTTACCATAAAGAGTTAATTCTTATCCGCGTGCAGCATGGGGGTGTTCCCTTCTATTCCCCAGTTCTTGAGAAAGGAAGTTAAACCTTATCTTAGTTCAAACTTCACAGCACTGCTGCTATAGGAGGCTACTACAAAAACAAGGTAACATCTATATATCTTATCAGGAACGATTTATCTTAAAAGATAAACCGAAGTCAGAtaaaatggtaacactttatttgacggggcacaaataatatagtactataattatatttctcttttgtattaattaactacaaaaagtcttagttacatactgatctcatgcaAATTCATCATCAATGAATCGTAATGCGTGTTTTATCTCGAGCAGTTACTAtgtttgttactatatctgttaattctgtaagcatttgtgaactactgaaatAAGTGCTGAAGGAAGAAGTCACGAATAACACAAGGGATGTATTGATCTGATACTtgttaatcattaatgaatcgtgaagAATCTGATCTCgagtagcaactatatttgttcatgatttgtacttcagtagtatctgagttattactaagtatttctgcccagtcaagtaaagtgttaaaataaaatttaaaaaatctgttGCATATTTCCACTTTGGTCAGATCAGGTTCATATTCTTTGCGACTGGAATGAAAAAGGATTTACAAGAATATTCCTTGATATTCTGAGCTTAACAATAATGGCTTTCCAAGTTCTGTAGAACAGATGTTCTCGTGCTGTGAAACTGCCTATGTCAACGTAAGCCTATAAATAAAAGTAAGATGTATAAATGGCCAACCTTTATAGTCTTTATTGTTTTCTTCCCTTAGATGTTAGGTGCTGCTGCATTAGTATTGCTGATGGCAGGACTTTCTGTCTCTCTGAATTGTCCTGATGGAAAATACTGTCCTGATACCTCCACCTGCTGCAAGAGTGAACGTGGGTATGGGTGCTGCCCTTATCCACATGTGAGTTTCATCCATTTTATCCTGACTTAATGTACATTACAATGCACGTCTTCAACGAGTGCAATACTGCAGATAACTAATTTCGTGTGACTTGTGGTAATCATGACAAAAAGAGGAAATGGTAAAATCCTGACACTGATTTCAGCACTTCAGTGTGAGTTTTACATATATTTAGTTACATGAAATAGGTCATATGATATATATTCAGTATAAACCAGAAAtatcagtttttgttttcttgtttcagTATGAGTAGCTGGAATGCTGTACTAGTGAAACCTGTCACCGACTTGCATCTCTAAACATTGAATGCCGGTTAGATATAGATTCTGTATGACGATTTACTGttttgtggatggatggatggatggatggagagttGACAATACATTCAGTGCAATGGGGTTAGTACAGTATTACGTTTCATGTACTTGTGGCTGCAGGCAGTTTGCTGCCCGGACCTGTCTCACTGCTGCCCCGAGGGCTTCCAGTGCAACATGCAGACTCAGATGTGTGAGAAGTCGGGGCTGCAGGCCACGGCTCCAATGCTGATGAAGGTGCAGGCAGAAGAGCCCAGCATCCCCCTTGTTCCCCTGGGCGGTGCCTCTGCTGGAGGAGAGAACGCAGGGAGTCTGGTGGTGCGCTGCGATGCGACATACGCGTGTCCCGATGGAATGACGTGCTGCCATCACCCTGCGGGGGGGTGGTCCTGCTGTATCTACTCACCTGTAAGAGAACATCTGTCTGCCAGCTGAATTACCACATGTTCATTTCATTAACTATTAGTGTTAATAGTATGAACTATTAATGATGATACACATGCAGCTTGAAACCAAATGTAGAGATTTGTGTGATTAAAAACATGTATAATTTCTTTACAAGActtatatactgtaatatgctCCCTGTTTATTTTGTTGGGTGTTTGTATCTCAGGCTCAGTGCTGCCTGGATGGTTACCACTGCTGCCCGTACGGCTACCAGTGTGACAGGACCTACACCCACTGTCTGAGGGGAGGGGTGCCTTACCCGTTTCTCTTACACAAGCCTGCCGCCACAGTTAAGCCCACTAAGGCTCCTGTGGTGGAGCCCAGGATGTCACCGGAGGTGAAGTAAAGTCACAGCTTTTGTTCCGGTTGCTGGTAGTCCCAGGCACTCTCAGAAACACCCGTCAAGCTTGCGTTTTGCTTTGCAGGATGAGTGATGTCCGTTAGGCCGGGGCAATCCAAcaacacacccccccacccccccccccccccatgagacGGGGCCCCACCCACGATTATGACGCCACCGGCCCATTTGGAGCTGCAGCCTATGTAATAACCAAGAGTCAGGGTGCAATGTGTCCATGAGCGATTTTTGGTTGGTCATATTCAAATAAAAAGGATTCAAATTTTTGTCTTGGCTTATTGTATGACTATGCATGAGTAACATGCAAAACATTATAAATAATGGTTCTGAAACTAAGAAATAGTGTGAGCATTGGCACATAAATTAAGATTTATTATCACTAGTGACTTTTCAAatgtaagccccccccccttttctcaGATCCACATATCTGTCAAAGGGAGCAATACCAGGTATTAAATGTAAGGAGGTACTTATGTTTCCCCACAGAGAAAAGTTATATTTCTGTTGAATTTTGTTGATATCAATAAATGATTTCAAGTTAAACTGTTATTTTTGTTAGATTACATCCATCTATTAAAACTCTTCAAATGAAGACTAAATATTTGTTCaaatatgattaaaataaatatttaatgaaatgtttttactTTTTCACAAGTGTGTATGAgtactgtggtagaaaaatccATGATTATGCAAATCCAATGCAGATTCAGTCAGTAATTACTAATGAAACTTATAACATTGTTGATTCATATATGATGATGCAATGATTAATTTATGATTTGATACATTTAACGCGCTGAGCATATAATGCAAACTTGTTTAAGTATTAGGCTTTCATTTAGATAAAGGGAACTAACATATTTTAGCACAGGAGCTTGGTTTTGCAAAAGGTCAATGTCCAGACCTGATTCAAGAAGTAAGGCTGCTGCAGTAAACATTTATAAGAAAAGTGTCTATATTGGGAGTCAAGATTCGGGAAAAGAGAACTAAAGGAACGTACTGTATGGAGAAGTGAAATAAACGTGTTTTGAAGGACGTGATGTAATCACAAGAGTGATCATGAAAAGGTCAAATTGTTTTTGCCTAATAATGAATTGAGTTTAACAGAAGTAACTGGTGTCTGCAGATATCTGACCCCTACATAAACTGTACCCTACCTTTGGCTATTAAAGATGTAAGCACTTGTTGTTCGGGGAGCAGATCACGAAACGCATGAAAGACTGCTGAGTGTCTGTTCCCCCAAAGCATTGCGGTAATGAAGTGTTGTTAGACTGGTAAACAAATCGGCTTCTTTGAAATTTCTaccacagtacacacacacacacctacacactcattggccactttattaggtacacctgttcaGCTGCTCATTGAAGCGaatatctaatcagccaatcatatgtcagcagcacagtgtagaaaatcatgcagatacaggtcaggagcttcagttaatgttcacatcaaacaccagaatggggaagaaaggtaATTTAAGTGACTGAAGGTGGCATGATTGTCGGTGCAGGATGggctggtatgagtatttcagaaactgcttatctactgggattttcacacattttcacccatctctagggtttacaaagaatgggcCAAAAAAACATCCACTGAGTGGCAGTTTTCTGGGTGAAAATATACCTTGTTGAGTgcagagaagaatggccagactggttcaagctgatCCAAAGGCACCAGAACTCAAATAACCACCTGTTACAACCAAGGcttgcagaagagcatctctgaacGCACAACACAAAACTTGAAGTAGATGGACTACAGCAGAAGTggaccacaccaggtgccactcctgtcagctaagaacaggaagctgaggctacagtgggcacAGACTCACCAAAACTGGACAATGGAACAATGGAAAACGTTGTTGGAcagatgagtctcgatttctgctgCAACATTCAGGTGGTCGGATAAAATTTGACGAAGCAAGTATTTCTGGTTAATACGTACACAGGTGTAGAAATATCTGAACGCGGTATTGCTTTTGTAAccaaaacaaattaattaaaatcgaTTTCACAGTAATTGTTTAATTTcggtttcatttttaaaaacgatAGCGGGGGAcatttatgatgttatttacaACAAAGTAAATGGGACCCGGTGCGGCGTTTCCATGGTAACGCCGACAAACACGGTTGGTTAACAAGCAGCAAACATGTCTGAAATGTCGGCAATGGACAGGAAAATCATTCAAAATCTTGCAGAAACTCTTTCCCGACAAGTCAAGCACTGTAAGTACCCGAATCAGAAACGTATaattcgttcttttcaaatttacatCAGTACTTGCAACGCCATAATTTACCTTAAATTCAACCGGTCAAATTTCTTTGTGAGATTATTTCTTTAATAAATCGTCGGTTGCGCTACGTTGCAGAAAATTTAAgctctataatgcattattcgacaaaatgtaacaaattttcaCTTCATTATGTAATTGCACCCGCATTTTGTAATAGTTTGAACACAATATATCATAAATTTCCCagcattttgtaataaattattACATATTGCAGCGGTTACTAAAAATGTGGGAGTTGCACtttttaatgatgaaaatgtaatGTGCATTATGCAATAAACAGCCAAGATGTCCTCATTGACACTTTGTCAAGTTAGTATACATAATGTGTTGTAGCACACGCTAAAAGCTGGACCAACGCTCTGCTTAATATTGAGCCATAATGAATATGGAATAACACACGGTTTCCAATATATTTATATGAAATAAAGGAACAATTTTaccatatgcaaaaaaaaaaagtgtttttgacAAACTTCATGTTAATACGGGAGGTCTGTCCCTCAGCGGGTTAAGAGAGTGTGCTCCGCATTTACCCCGACATTACTCCCTGGACTGTCTGAGCCTAATTTCTCAATTATATCCCACTATGGATAAGAGTGAAATGTAAACACATTACTGTCAGTTTAGGAGAAATGGTGTGTCAGTCTGATTGTTACAATTTCCCTACTATGTTATAAATAATGACCCAAGTCTTTAACTTATTCATTCTTTAAGTATTTGGTTTCAGAACTATTCTGACATTAAATAAACTTCCCTGACCGCAGTTAACAGGACGGAAGCAGAGTGTCTAATCAGACTGTTCAATGGACGGTTTGGGGACCAGAATGATCGGAAAACAGGACATGGCCTGGATCGAGGAAAATTCAGAAACATATTACACAACACATTTGGGATGACAGATGACATGATCATGGACAGAGGTGCAGTGCAAAACACTTTGTCACAAAGATGTGTAGAAACAACTGATGTAACCATTAACATcactttcttttaaataatgtttAAGAAACACGGTCTTAAAGTTTGGCTGGGAAAACCATTTTCTAGTCATACTATTCAGATACACATTGGATGGCTTCCCCAActacagattttttataaagctCTGCTTCCTTCCCACATCTTCCAGTTTTCCGGGCATTTGACAAGGATAACGACAGTTATATCAGCGTGAAGGAATGGATAGAAGGTTTGGCCGTGTTCCTGCGTGGGACCCtggatgaaaaaataaaatgtaaaacgaACCTGGCGCATTACAAGGATATACTAAAACATTAGCATACAGCAtgtttattgtattgtattctGTTTAATTGACCTCTTTAGACAGCTTCAATGTCTATGACTTGAATGGAGATGGATACATATCCCGGGAGGAGATGTTTCACATGCTGAAAGACAGCCTGATCCGGCAGCCGACAGAGGAAGACCCAGATGAAGGAGTCAAAGATCTAGTGGAAATTGCCCTCAAGAAAATGGTAGCGTGCATTTTGAATTTCATACAGACATAAACGGCTTTACAAAAACTGTGCCCGTCTTATTTCCGAAATAATTAAAGGGTACGTTTGTTACCAGGATCATGACCACGATGGGAGACTGTCCTACACTGACTTTGAGACAGCTGTGCGAGAAGAAAACCTCTTACTTGAAGCATTTGGACCGTGTCTTCCAGACGCAAAGGTAACACTAAGCTTCACGCAACGCAATGAAGACAACGTGTCTTACAATAGACAGACGTGACATCTGAAACTCCCGTGTCTTCTTTTGCAGAGAATCTGTGCATTTGAACAGCAAGCGTTCCAGAATCCTCCGGAACACTGACTGCAGCAAGTGTTGTTCCCAAGCTACATTTTTTACTAAGTGCATATATGCAATCCACATGTTCAGTGGGACACTTTATTCTGGTGCGGCCAATCCATCTATTAAATTCTCCTTCTTGGTTTTTCTGCAGATTTCTTTTCTGTTGACTTGTGCTCCGGGACAGATGAAATCTACATAGTAAATGAGATGAATAAATGATTAGCCAAAAGAAGACTGTTAATGTCAACAAGGACTGGGCTACAGTAGTTCCCACACAGTAAACAGTAAATGTTTAACAAGTTGTCTCCCAGGTGATATATCACTCATAAATCACCAATATGCCTTGAGCCTCAGTTTTATTCATTCTGAAGGGGTGGTAATGTGTGCTTCATACACATTTGCTCACAAGAAGCAAAGGAGTACATTTTTGGTAGAAtcaatttaaataatttcagtATATTGGGGGAATGGAGGGGAATAACTGTTTTGGAATTAGCTTACATCTACAAACACCTAAAGAATTATCAATTTTTACATGAATAAGCACCCATGAGCTGTTTTTGGGGGACACATGCAAATACACCTTTACAGTAGCAGGTGCAAACAGTATTACATTTACTGTAAAGTTCGGGTTTGTCATAATACATGTCTGCTCATCAGCACAAAACCCACCTTTTTCATGGTGTTTCTGATTAAACCAGCTGTGATGTTTAAGGAATTATCCTCCATATCCAGTTTAGGTGGTTCCGGTAGTTTTGGTCCAATCAGAGTTTCACATTTGCCCCCAATTCCCGAAAACAAAGTCTTACTGGCTTCTTCAGCTTTCCGTTTTCTGTTCTCTAAATGTGTCGTCCTCGGTATAAATCTGGCAGCAGGGAGCGCCCCCCTCCGCAGTGTGTTTTCATGATAGGAAGGTTTCTGCACTGTAAAGGGAGGGGGCTGCTCACTTGAGTCCATAAAATGGTACTTTGATCCCATGTTGTCCTCCCCGGCTGTGAATTTCACCAATGTCTGTTCAGAATAGGGTGGAAATCGCTCTTGCGGAGGAGGGGGCAATAGAGGATATCTGAAACTGCTAAAGTCACTTCTGTCACCTTCAACACAAGCCTCTATGGATTTCTGAGTTTCCAAAGCAGTCTGTCCCATTGTGGCTTCTTTGCTTTTTTCACCCTGGTTTTGATCAGTCTTATCCAGTTCTTTCACTGTAAGGAGAAAAATGAGACACCTTTTTGGTTTCTAAGTATAATGTAAGCAAGTACTGTGGAAAAGCCTGTTTGTTTAGAAGTGTGCTATACATTTTTACTACTAGTAGTAAAACCACAATATGCATTTTCTTAATTCGAATAGTTCGCTATTTTACCTTTGTTATGCAACGACCAAGCAACATATCGCCTCCTGTCCAGTAGTTTTTCCCTGGTGTCCTCAACAGTTTCATACTCAGGGGCGTAGCACACATGAAGTAGTCCTCCAAAGAAACTCCTTTCATCGAGATTTCTTTTTGCCGCTCTATATGACCACAATGTTAAAAGCAATGATATATTACGTCCACTATAGCTACAGCACCAGTATATAACATAACCAGTTCTAACTACGGGCGAGTATACCGCCGCTTACCTTGCACTCTGGATTTTCTGCAATCTAATTAAATACACTTCAGTAAATTGCTCAGCGGGGTACTCGTCCAGCACTCTGTATTCCTCGATCACCCCATATAGTGCAAAGAGCTGCACCAGTTCAGACATCACTCCGATGGCTGGGAC is a genomic window containing:
- the rbm48 gene encoding RNA-binding protein 48, whose translation is MAAPGSSSVWSTPEVQKHHEQQSVCHTRPTYREGRRPKAVKVYTINLESRYLMVQGVPAIGVMSELVQLFALYGVIEEYRVLDEYPAEQFTEVYLIRLQKIQSARAAKRNLDERSFFGGLLHVCYAPEYETVEDTREKLLDRRRYVAWSLHNKVKELDKTDQNQGEKSKEATMGQTALETQKSIEACVEGDRSDFSSFRYPLLPPPPQERFPPYSEQTLVKFTAGEDNMGSKYHFMDSSEQPPPFTVQKPSYHENTLRRGALPAARFIPRTTHLENRKRKAEEASKTLFSGIGGKCETLIGPKLPEPPKLDMEDNSLNITAGLIRNTMKKISSVPEHKSTEKKSAEKPRRRI
- the LOC111843941 gene encoding progranulin-like gives rise to the protein MLGAAALVLLMAGLSVSLNCPDGKYCPDTSTCCKSERGYGCCPYPHAVCCPDLSHCCPEGFQCNMQTQMCEKSGLQATAPMLMKVQAEEPSIPLVPLGGASAGGENAGSLVVRCDATYACPDGMTCCHHPAGGWSCCIYSPAQCCLDGYHCCPYGYQCDRTYTHCLRGGVPYPFLLHKPAATVKPTKAPVVEPRMSPEDE
- the clxn gene encoding calaxin; translation: MSEMSAMDRKIIQNLAETLSRQVKHFNRTEAECLIRLFNGRFGDQNDRKTGHGLDRGKFRNILHNTFGMTDDMIMDRVFRAFDKDNDSYISVKEWIEGLAVFLRGTLDEKIKYSFNVYDLNGDGYISREEMFHMLKDSLIRQPTEEDPDEGVKDLVEIALKKMDHDHDGRLSYTDFETAVREENLLLEAFGPCLPDAKRICAFEQQAFQNPPEH